From the Acidobacteriota bacterium genome, one window contains:
- a CDS encoding RelA/SpoT domain-containing protein, whose product MIDLETLFEKHNLDRERFDWATHHLNELNAICEDYEGFREKLHPLASYLADVLRQGGDKVHSIRFRLKDPEHLIVKIIRKEDRVPIDRSNYRVRIKDLIGLRALHLFKEDWVYIDEYIRAKWRLAENPTASVRKGDREELIEDFKKAGCKIREHKAGYRSVHYLIRTQLDKETQVAEIQVRTIFEEGWSEIDHLIRYPDNLTTERNEGLLGILNKHAGSADDLGSFIRDIQEEYLGDRQVPRSGRATQMLAKQRNERVDRMNIEKKEKSYIKQGLEDLDKSAREESLPKESAGKFSQANPPSRHSQMIKEVFFGRVDDSKD is encoded by the coding sequence ATGATCGATCTAGAGACGCTATTTGAGAAACACAACCTAGACCGGGAGCGCTTCGACTGGGCTACGCACCATCTCAACGAGCTGAATGCGATCTGCGAAGACTACGAAGGTTTTCGGGAGAAACTTCATCCACTCGCCAGCTATCTTGCCGACGTCTTGAGACAAGGAGGCGACAAAGTCCACTCAATTAGATTTCGATTGAAGGATCCAGAGCATCTGATCGTGAAGATCATCAGAAAAGAAGATCGTGTTCCTATTGACAGGAGCAATTACAGAGTCAGAATCAAGGATCTAATTGGACTCCGCGCGTTGCACCTATTTAAGGAGGATTGGGTTTACATTGATGAGTATATCAGGGCTAAATGGAGGCTGGCGGAAAACCCCACTGCCAGCGTACGCAAGGGGGATCGCGAGGAGCTAATAGAGGATTTCAAGAAGGCTGGTTGTAAAATAAGGGAGCATAAGGCTGGATACCGCTCGGTTCACTACTTGATCCGGACGCAACTGGACAAAGAGACGCAGGTAGCGGAAATCCAAGTTCGGACGATTTTTGAAGAAGGATGGAGCGAAATCGATCACCTAATTCGCTACCCAGACAATCTTACCACCGAACGGAATGAAGGATTGTTAGGCATTCTCAACAAGCATGCAGGAAGTGCAGATGACCTGGGTTCATTTATTAGGGATATCCAAGAAGAATACCTTGGAGATCGGCAGGTGCCCCGCTCGGGTCGAGCAACACAGATGCTAGCAAAACAGAGGAACGAGAGGGTTGATAGAATGAACATAGAGAAGAAAGAGAAGAGTTATATCAAGCAGGGCCTTGAGGATCTCGATAAATCTGCGCGTGAGGAATCTCTCCCTAAAGAATCGGCGGGAAAATTTAGTCAAGCAA